In Gemmata obscuriglobus, a single genomic region encodes these proteins:
- a CDS encoding BatA domain-containing protein codes for MSFLAPLYALGLLAVAAPIIFHLIRRRPKGEVPFSSVMFLTPSPPPPASRRRFDQLLLLLLRAAALILLGLAFMRPFFRQDAAADAGEPGGRVVVLIDTSASMRRGDVWKRAVASADAALAECRPTDRVAVYAFDRTVRPVLGFAEADRLEPHQRVAVARDRLTQLTPTWGGTELGRALVDSAGAILEAGAGGALARGKVVLVSDLQQGARLIELAGFEWPAEVTLDLRAVSGDGGNAGLALLTDRPDPEPGGTAAPFRVRVTNSAGANQEQFRLVWDGVNGPAVEAYVPPGESRVVKVPRPPAGGPAPTLRLTGDAHAFDNALYFAGARRQELTVLFLGADAASDPAGLLYFLERAWGETPERVVRVVARKPGDPLTWDDVRAAPLVVLAGSPSTESTQVLDRYLREGGVVLVVLTPASPALPALAGASDSAVEEARADRYAMLRDITFDHPLFAPLSGPQFSDFTKVHFWKHRRLTDQHLPGARVLARFDDGAPAVLEKPHGKGRVVVLASGWQPADSQLARSSKFVPLMTALLELRGGRAATGVTYRVGDRVPVSAASGATTVHKPDGTAVALSADANAFADTDQPGVYVLDTPTGPQSFAVNLDPTESLTATVPVETLEQLGCRLVNREAESRRTEAERQQQNTELERNQAVWRVLLLVAIVVLLVETGLAGWRTRSGRREVATP; via the coding sequence ATGAGCTTCCTGGCGCCGCTGTACGCGCTCGGCCTCCTGGCCGTCGCCGCCCCAATCATTTTCCACCTGATCCGCCGGCGGCCGAAGGGTGAGGTGCCGTTCAGCTCGGTGATGTTCCTGACCCCGTCGCCGCCGCCCCCCGCGAGCCGGCGACGGTTCGACCAGCTCTTGCTGCTCTTGCTGCGGGCCGCCGCCCTGATCCTGCTCGGGCTGGCGTTCATGCGCCCGTTCTTCCGCCAGGACGCCGCGGCCGACGCCGGCGAGCCGGGGGGCCGCGTGGTCGTGCTGATCGACACCAGCGCGAGCATGCGCCGCGGCGACGTGTGGAAGCGGGCCGTCGCCAGCGCCGACGCCGCGCTGGCCGAGTGCCGGCCGACCGACCGCGTGGCCGTGTACGCGTTCGACCGCACGGTTCGCCCCGTTCTGGGGTTCGCCGAGGCCGACCGGCTCGAACCGCACCAGCGGGTCGCCGTCGCCCGGGACCGGTTGACCCAACTGACCCCGACCTGGGGCGGCACCGAACTCGGGCGGGCGCTCGTGGACAGCGCCGGCGCGATCCTCGAAGCCGGTGCCGGCGGGGCGCTGGCGCGCGGGAAGGTGGTGCTGGTCAGCGACCTCCAACAAGGGGCGCGGCTCATCGAACTGGCGGGTTTCGAATGGCCGGCCGAGGTCACGTTGGACCTGCGCGCGGTGAGTGGCGACGGCGGTAACGCCGGTCTGGCTCTGCTGACCGACCGCCCCGACCCGGAACCGGGCGGCACCGCGGCACCGTTCCGCGTGCGCGTGACCAATTCCGCCGGCGCGAACCAGGAGCAGTTCCGTCTCGTCTGGGACGGGGTGAACGGGCCTGCCGTCGAGGCATACGTTCCGCCGGGCGAAAGCCGGGTCGTGAAGGTCCCGCGCCCGCCCGCGGGCGGCCCGGCGCCGACGCTCCGACTCACCGGCGACGCGCACGCCTTCGACAACGCGCTGTACTTCGCCGGGGCACGGCGGCAGGAGTTGACCGTGCTGTTCCTGGGCGCGGACGCGGCCTCCGATCCCGCCGGTCTGCTGTACTTCCTGGAACGCGCATGGGGCGAAACGCCGGAGCGGGTCGTCCGCGTGGTCGCCCGCAAGCCCGGCGACCCGCTGACGTGGGACGACGTGCGTGCCGCGCCGCTCGTGGTTCTGGCCGGCTCTCCATCCACCGAAAGCACTCAGGTCCTCGACCGCTACCTCCGCGAAGGCGGGGTCGTGCTGGTCGTCCTGACACCCGCGTCGCCCGCACTACCGGCACTGGCAGGAGCGTCCGACAGTGCCGTCGAGGAGGCGCGGGCGGACCGCTACGCGATGCTGCGGGACATCACGTTCGATCACCCGCTGTTCGCACCGCTGTCCGGCCCGCAGTTCAGCGACTTCACCAAGGTCCACTTCTGGAAGCACCGGCGGCTCACAGACCAGCACCTCCCCGGCGCGCGTGTGCTGGCCCGCTTCGACGACGGCGCTCCGGCCGTTCTCGAAAAGCCGCACGGCAAGGGGCGGGTCGTGGTGCTGGCCAGCGGCTGGCAGCCGGCCGACAGCCAACTGGCGCGGTCGTCGAAGTTCGTCCCGTTGATGACCGCCCTGCTGGAGCTGCGCGGCGGCCGAGCGGCGACCGGCGTTACCTACCGGGTGGGCGACCGCGTGCCCGTGTCCGCCGCGAGCGGCGCGACCACGGTTCACAAGCCGGACGGAACTGCCGTCGCCCTGTCCGCGGATGCCAACGCGTTCGCGGACACCGACCAGCCCGGCGTGTACGTCCTCGACACCCCGACCGGTCCCCAGTCGTTTGCCGTCAACCTGGACCCGACCGAAAGCTTGACCGCGACCGTACCCGTGGAAACACTGGAACAGTTGGGGTGTCGGCTGGTGAATCGAGAAGCCGAAAGCCGGCGGACCGAAGCCGAGCGGCAACAACAGAACACGGAACTGGAACGGAACCAAGCGGTCTGGCGGGTGCTGCTTCTGGTGGCGATTGTCGTGTTACTCGTCGAAACCGGACTGGCCGGGTGGCGCACCCGATCGGGCCGGCGGGAGGTTGCGACGCCGTGA
- a CDS encoding DUF4175 family protein translates to MNANTELWAVLDRIGARFRRVRLLGGLAACWAVLALLGLAAGARLAADGSAAGTGRLLALALATAAVVVGAAWWAASRRAAPDRLWVARRIEAQHPDLSALLLAAVDQHPGPDGRFSFLQATVLESAVEHSRAHDWDEAVPPRRLTLTRVAHGLALAGLVVVVGWLGFRTAATAGDNAGAPVAGETFGAGAKVEVEPGHTEIERGSALVVTARFRGPVPADVTFVTEGATPALAPRAMQRQLDDPTFAAYVPSVTADLTYRVEFTGGRSDDFRVKVFEHPELRKVNAGLVFPNYTALEPKTIDDVRHVTAVEGTEITLYCHLSKAVTRAVLVDKQKQEQPLIPHDIERHVYKITLTPTASERYQVQLADADGRANKLPADITINVTRNMPPVVTVPQPGRDARVSPLEELPLKADLRDDFGVVRHGLTVTAVGQSPQEVVLGEGAGKAAPKRVQPTHLIDFEKLKAQPDQVVSYYFWAEDIGPDGKPRRTSGDMYFAEVRHFEEIFRQGEQQTAEQQERERQEREQQGQQGGNAEAADQLAEMQKQIVNATWRLIRREVSITPTDKFAPDVKLLGESQQAVIDRAGALSERLQGESAEHLGRAVKLMEEAKKRLGESADQNAPGTLPAALASEQAAYQALLKLRAREFDVTRNNSRQQRQSGSSANSSRSPSQRQLQQLDLADERQRYETQSAAREQRNQQAQRDREQRENQELADRLKELARRQTDLTDRVKELQSALEQARDQKQKEELQQQLKKLRDQQQQVLRDTDQLQERLEQEQNRDRLAGAREQVEQSREAVRQASEALERGQLGQAVNEGTRAQRQLDATREQLRRETAARFGEEMRDLRQQARKLDDEQQKLTKQLDELKQSPKPGLNSGTDREQVQKGLEEQKKQLDQITDRVQKVVQEAEKSEPQLAQELYNTARTAAEQKVGYSLDLARRLAAGGLPEAADASRKAAEGTAQLRKGIEKASEAVVGDQTDALRRAQRELNDLSDQVNREVAQATGRPQPGQNQNQPGQNQPGQNQPAAAGKEPGQNQPGQGQPAQGQPGQNQPAPGQGQPAQGQPGRNQPGQGNQPDQNQPGQGQPGQGQQGQPGQGNAPGRNQPGQNQTGQGQPGQAQPGQGQNQPGQGNQPGQNQPGTPNPRRLTDPSGQPGGRPQLGGREQGEPGGTGGGAAGGPIREEGFREWYDRMRATEELIDDPQLRAEAARIRERVRSAREEFKRHSKEPDWGLFQKTVAQPLNELRDRVGEELRRRESPNALVPIDRDPVPPEFADGVRRYYERLGSGK, encoded by the coding sequence GTGAATGCCAACACAGAACTTTGGGCGGTGTTGGACCGCATCGGCGCGCGATTCCGCCGCGTCCGACTGCTCGGCGGGCTCGCCGCGTGCTGGGCTGTGCTCGCTCTGCTCGGGCTCGCCGCAGGCGCTCGGCTCGCCGCGGACGGGTCCGCCGCGGGAACGGGCCGGCTTCTGGCGCTCGCACTCGCGACCGCGGCCGTTGTCGTCGGGGCGGCGTGGTGGGCGGCGTCGCGCCGGGCGGCGCCCGATCGGCTCTGGGTGGCCCGCCGGATCGAGGCGCAGCACCCGGACCTGTCGGCCCTACTGTTAGCCGCGGTCGACCAGCACCCGGGACCGGACGGGCGGTTCAGCTTCCTCCAGGCGACCGTGCTGGAGTCGGCCGTCGAGCACAGCCGAGCACACGACTGGGACGAGGCCGTTCCGCCCCGCCGGTTAACGCTCACGCGTGTCGCGCACGGGCTGGCGCTGGCCGGGCTCGTGGTGGTCGTGGGGTGGCTCGGGTTCCGAACCGCGGCGACGGCCGGTGACAACGCCGGAGCACCGGTTGCGGGCGAGACGTTCGGGGCAGGCGCGAAGGTCGAAGTGGAACCGGGACACACCGAGATCGAGCGCGGGTCGGCGCTGGTGGTGACGGCCCGTTTCCGCGGGCCGGTCCCGGCGGACGTGACGTTCGTGACCGAAGGGGCGACGCCGGCTCTTGCACCGCGGGCGATGCAGCGCCAACTGGACGACCCGACCTTCGCGGCGTACGTCCCCTCCGTTACCGCCGACCTGACCTACCGGGTCGAGTTCACCGGCGGGCGGAGCGACGACTTTCGCGTCAAGGTGTTCGAGCACCCCGAGCTGCGGAAGGTGAACGCGGGTCTGGTGTTCCCGAACTATACCGCCCTGGAGCCGAAGACGATCGACGACGTCCGCCACGTCACCGCGGTGGAAGGCACCGAGATCACGTTGTACTGCCACCTCAGCAAGGCGGTCACCCGGGCGGTACTCGTTGACAAGCAGAAGCAGGAGCAGCCGCTCATTCCGCACGACATCGAGCGTCACGTTTACAAGATCACCCTGACCCCGACCGCTTCCGAGCGGTATCAGGTGCAACTCGCGGACGCCGACGGCCGCGCCAACAAGCTGCCGGCCGACATCACGATCAACGTGACCCGAAACATGCCGCCCGTTGTGACGGTGCCGCAACCCGGCCGCGACGCCCGCGTCTCGCCGCTGGAAGAACTGCCGCTCAAAGCCGACCTGCGGGACGATTTCGGGGTCGTGCGGCACGGCCTCACGGTCACGGCGGTCGGTCAATCTCCCCAAGAGGTCGTGCTGGGGGAGGGCGCCGGGAAGGCGGCCCCGAAGCGGGTGCAGCCCACACACCTGATCGACTTCGAGAAGCTGAAGGCGCAACCGGATCAGGTGGTGTCGTACTACTTCTGGGCCGAGGACATTGGCCCGGACGGCAAGCCACGCCGCACCTCCGGGGACATGTACTTCGCGGAGGTCCGCCACTTCGAGGAGATCTTCCGCCAGGGCGAGCAGCAGACCGCCGAGCAGCAAGAGCGGGAGCGCCAGGAGCGCGAACAGCAGGGTCAACAAGGCGGTAACGCCGAAGCCGCCGACCAGCTCGCGGAGATGCAGAAGCAGATCGTGAACGCCACGTGGCGCCTGATCCGCCGCGAGGTCTCGATCACCCCGACCGACAAGTTCGCCCCGGATGTCAAGCTGCTCGGCGAGTCGCAGCAGGCGGTCATCGATCGGGCCGGCGCGCTGTCCGAGCGCCTCCAGGGCGAGTCCGCCGAGCACCTCGGCCGGGCGGTCAAGTTGATGGAAGAGGCGAAGAAGCGGCTCGGCGAATCGGCGGACCAGAACGCCCCCGGGACGCTGCCCGCCGCGCTGGCGTCGGAACAGGCCGCGTACCAGGCGCTCCTGAAGCTCCGCGCCCGCGAGTTCGACGTGACGCGGAACAACTCCCGCCAGCAGCGGCAGAGCGGTTCGTCGGCGAACAGCAGCCGCAGCCCCTCCCAGCGGCAGCTCCAGCAACTCGACCTGGCCGACGAGCGGCAGCGGTACGAGACCCAGAGCGCCGCCCGCGAGCAGCGCAACCAGCAGGCCCAGCGGGACCGCGAGCAGCGCGAGAACCAGGAGTTGGCCGACCGGCTCAAAGAACTGGCCCGCCGGCAGACCGACCTGACCGACCGGGTGAAGGAGCTGCAATCGGCGCTCGAGCAGGCCCGGGACCAGAAGCAGAAAGAGGAGCTGCAACAGCAGTTGAAGAAGCTCCGCGACCAGCAGCAGCAGGTGCTCCGCGACACCGACCAGCTTCAGGAGCGGTTGGAGCAGGAGCAGAACCGCGACCGGCTGGCCGGCGCGCGGGAGCAGGTCGAGCAGAGCCGCGAGGCCGTCCGGCAGGCGTCCGAGGCGCTCGAGCGCGGCCAGTTGGGGCAGGCGGTCAACGAGGGCACGCGGGCGCAGCGGCAGCTCGACGCCACGCGCGAGCAACTCCGCCGCGAAACGGCCGCCCGGTTCGGCGAGGAGATGCGCGACCTGCGCCAGCAGGCCCGGAAGCTGGACGACGAGCAGCAGAAGCTCACCAAACAGCTCGACGAGCTGAAGCAGAGCCCGAAGCCGGGGCTGAACTCCGGCACGGACCGCGAGCAGGTGCAAAAGGGGCTGGAGGAGCAGAAGAAGCAGCTCGACCAGATCACGGATCGGGTGCAGAAGGTGGTTCAAGAGGCGGAGAAGTCGGAGCCGCAACTGGCGCAGGAGCTGTACAACACCGCCCGCACCGCGGCCGAACAGAAAGTCGGGTATTCACTGGATCTGGCCCGCCGGCTCGCCGCGGGCGGGCTCCCGGAGGCCGCCGACGCGTCGCGCAAAGCGGCCGAGGGCACCGCACAGCTCCGCAAGGGGATCGAGAAGGCGTCCGAGGCCGTCGTGGGCGACCAGACCGACGCGCTGCGGCGCGCCCAGCGCGAGCTGAACGACTTGTCCGACCAAGTGAACCGCGAAGTCGCCCAGGCGACCGGCCGCCCACAGCCAGGGCAGAACCAGAACCAACCGGGGCAGAACCAACCCGGACAGAATCAGCCGGCGGCTGCCGGAAAAGAGCCTGGACAGAATCAGCCCGGACAGGGGCAACCGGCCCAGGGCCAACCGGGGCAGAACCAACCCGCGCCCGGACAGGGGCAACCCGCGCAGGGGCAGCCGGGGCGCAACCAGCCCGGTCAGGGCAACCAACCAGACCAAAATCAGCCCGGGCAGGGGCAACCGGGACAGGGACAGCAGGGACAACCCGGACAAGGGAACGCGCCCGGTCGGAACCAACCGGGGCAGAACCAAACCGGCCAAGGACAGCCGGGGCAGGCGCAACCGGGACAGGGACAGAATCAGCCGGGACAAGGGAACCAACCGGGGCAGAACCAGCCCGGCACCCCGAACCCGCGGCGGCTGACCGATCCGTCCGGCCAGCCCGGCGGCCGTCCGCAGTTGGGCGGGCGTGAGCAGGGCGAACCCGGCGGAACGGGGGGCGGGGCGGCCGGCGGGCCGATCCGGGAAGAAGGCTTCCGCGAGTGGTACGACCGGATGCGGGCGACCGAAGAGCTGATCGACGACCCGCAGTTGCGCGCCGAGGCGGCGCGGATCCGCGAGCGCGTCCGCTCCGCCCGCGAGGAGTTCAAGCGGCACTCCAAGGAGCCCGACTGGGGCCTGTTCCAGAAGACGGTCGCGCAGCCGCTGAACGAGCTGCGCGACCGGGTGGGCGAGGAGCTGCGCCGCCGCGAGTCGCCGAACGCCCTGGTGCCGATCGACCGCGACCCGGTGCCGCCGGAATTCGCCGACGGCGTGCGGCGGTACTACGAGCGCCTGGGGAGCGGCAAATGA
- a CDS encoding glutamine amidotransferase, with protein MTAPSVVLGSPQWLIPAAALVAVGAFMIVWSAARWRGRRSVAVAAAALKLAGVAALALCLVEPLLTGSRAQPGANVFVVLVDNSQSLRVRDGDSARTGGDRVRALLETDARWRNRLGQDFDVRNFVFDTHLRAADGFDGLAFDGTATSLHTALAAVAKRYQGRPLAGVILVSDGNATDAPDIDWSALPPVYPVLPPEYAAPKDVAVRRVTLNQTNFEAAPVALQADIATHGFPGQAVVAIVTDEAGKEVARQETTPTGADETLTFRFQLRPERAGVGFYRIQARLAAEAALAAGAPSAEATLANNSRLVTVDRGGGPYRVLYVCGRPNWEFKYLRRAVDEDPEVQLVGLVRVARREPKFDFRAPRGQNNPLFQGFEHPDAETAERRDQPVLIRLGTQDAVELRGGFPQTAADLYRYHAVILDDIEAAFFTPDQQLLLRNFVAKRGGGFLMLGGPDSFASGRYDRTPVGDLLPVYLDGAAPPTGGEHQLVLSREGWLQPWVRTQRTEGEETARLGAMPPFHTLNATGAAKPGAAVLAHARDTSGNTLPALVVQPFGKGRSAAVLVGDLWRWGLRRADPARDDFERSWRQTVRWLVGDVPGRVEVRAVPTAGTASPAVELTIKAADATYLPLDNAGVSVRVTKPNREELTLTAESDAREAGVYGVKFVPREPGAYRAVATVTGPDGAPVGRREVGWCVQPEADEFARLEPNRELLATVASRTRGETVPADGLTEFVAGLPTRQAPNMAAWVSPLWHRGAYFLVAVLCLVAEWGLRRRYGLA; from the coding sequence ATGACGGCACCGTCCGTTGTACTCGGGTCCCCGCAGTGGCTGATCCCGGCCGCGGCTCTGGTCGCGGTCGGGGCGTTCATGATCGTTTGGAGCGCCGCCCGCTGGCGCGGCCGCCGGTCGGTGGCCGTTGCGGCGGCGGCCCTCAAGTTGGCCGGCGTCGCGGCGCTCGCGCTGTGCCTGGTCGAACCGCTCCTGACCGGGTCGCGCGCCCAGCCGGGCGCGAACGTGTTCGTTGTGCTCGTCGATAACAGCCAAAGCCTGCGGGTCCGGGACGGCGACTCCGCGCGCACCGGGGGTGACCGGGTGCGCGCGCTGCTCGAAACGGACGCACGCTGGCGGAACCGGCTGGGCCAGGACTTCGACGTGCGGAACTTCGTGTTCGACACGCACCTCCGCGCGGCCGACGGGTTCGACGGCCTCGCGTTCGACGGCACGGCCACCTCGCTCCACACCGCCCTCGCCGCGGTCGCCAAGCGGTACCAGGGCCGCCCCCTCGCCGGCGTGATCCTCGTCAGCGACGGCAACGCCACCGACGCCCCGGACATCGACTGGTCCGCGCTGCCGCCCGTGTACCCGGTCCTCCCGCCCGAGTACGCCGCCCCGAAGGACGTTGCCGTCCGGCGGGTGACGCTCAACCAAACCAACTTCGAGGCCGCGCCGGTCGCACTTCAGGCGGACATCGCTACCCACGGGTTCCCCGGGCAGGCCGTGGTCGCGATCGTGACCGACGAAGCGGGAAAGGAAGTCGCCCGGCAAGAAACGACACCGACGGGGGCCGACGAGACGCTGACGTTCCGGTTCCAGTTGCGACCGGAGCGCGCGGGGGTCGGGTTTTACCGCATCCAGGCGCGGCTGGCCGCCGAAGCCGCGCTCGCGGCCGGCGCACCGTCCGCCGAGGCGACGCTGGCGAACAACAGCCGGCTCGTGACCGTGGACCGCGGCGGCGGGCCGTACCGGGTGCTGTACGTGTGCGGCCGACCGAACTGGGAGTTCAAGTACCTGCGGCGCGCGGTGGACGAAGACCCCGAGGTGCAACTGGTCGGCCTGGTGCGGGTGGCGCGGCGGGAGCCGAAGTTCGACTTCCGCGCGCCCCGCGGGCAGAACAACCCGCTGTTCCAGGGGTTCGAGCACCCGGACGCCGAGACCGCCGAGCGGCGGGACCAGCCGGTGCTGATCCGGCTCGGCACCCAGGACGCGGTCGAACTCCGCGGCGGGTTCCCGCAAACCGCCGCGGACCTGTACCGCTACCACGCGGTCATCCTCGACGACATTGAGGCCGCGTTCTTCACACCGGATCAACAGTTACTGTTGCGGAACTTCGTCGCCAAGCGCGGGGGCGGGTTCCTGATGCTCGGCGGGCCGGACTCGTTCGCGTCCGGCCGGTACGACCGCACCCCGGTCGGCGACCTCCTCCCGGTCTACCTCGACGGCGCGGCCCCGCCCACCGGGGGCGAACACCAGTTGGTGCTGAGCCGCGAGGGGTGGCTCCAGCCGTGGGTGCGGACGCAGCGCACGGAGGGCGAGGAAACCGCCCGGCTCGGCGCCATGCCACCGTTCCACACGCTGAACGCGACGGGGGCGGCCAAGCCCGGCGCGGCCGTACTGGCCCACGCCCGCGACACGTCCGGCAACACGCTCCCGGCGCTCGTCGTGCAACCGTTCGGCAAGGGCCGGTCGGCCGCGGTGCTGGTCGGCGACCTGTGGCGCTGGGGGTTGCGGCGGGCCGACCCGGCGCGGGACGATTTTGAGCGCTCGTGGCGCCAAACGGTGCGCTGGCTGGTGGGGGACGTTCCCGGTCGGGTGGAGGTGCGGGCGGTGCCGACGGCCGGCACGGCGTCGCCCGCCGTCGAACTGACCATCAAGGCAGCGGACGCCACGTACCTGCCGCTCGACAACGCGGGCGTATCGGTGCGTGTGACGAAACCGAACCGGGAAGAACTCACGCTGACCGCCGAGTCCGACGCGCGCGAAGCCGGCGTTTACGGGGTGAAGTTCGTGCCGCGGGAGCCGGGCGCGTACCGGGCGGTCGCGACCGTCACCGGACCGGACGGCGCACCCGTCGGCCGCCGCGAGGTCGGCTGGTGCGTGCAGCCCGAGGCGGACGAGTTCGCCCGGCTGGAACCGAACCGGGAACTGCTCGCGACAGTGGCGAGCCGGACGCGCGGCGAAACGGTCCCCGCCGACGGACTAACAGAGTTCGTCGCCGGTTTGCCGACCCGCCAGGCGCCGAACATGGCGGCCTGGGTGTCCCCGCTGTGGCACCGGGGGGCGTACTTCCTCGTCGCCGTACTGTGTCTGGTCGCCGAATGGGGCCTCCGGCGCCGGTACGGCTTGGCCTGA
- a CDS encoding vWA domain-containing protein encodes MPYSAQISRTNPACLLFLIDQSGSMADPFVGTGGASKAATVADAVNRLLQNVVLRSAKADGVRDYFRVGVIGYGTAVKAGLGGTAPFNVLTPISKVGDQPLRVETRTKLIPDGAGGVLEQKIKFPVWFDPEAGGKTPMCEAMAAAGLAVKGFVEQYPDAYPPIVLNLTDGLPSDGNPQEHAKALRKLGTSDGTALLFNLLISGTPVAPEFFPAGEEHLTDKCSKLLFRMSSVLPPQLWEAARAEGHDLKPGARGVVLNADPTAIVRFLDIGTRVTPSGK; translated from the coding sequence ATGCCCTACTCCGCCCAGATCAGCCGAACGAACCCGGCCTGCCTGCTGTTCCTGATCGATCAATCCGGCTCGATGGCCGACCCGTTCGTCGGGACCGGCGGGGCGTCCAAAGCGGCAACCGTAGCGGACGCCGTCAACCGGCTGCTCCAGAACGTGGTGCTCCGCTCTGCCAAGGCGGACGGGGTCCGCGACTACTTCCGGGTCGGCGTCATCGGGTACGGCACCGCCGTCAAGGCCGGGCTCGGCGGCACCGCGCCCTTCAACGTGCTCACCCCGATCAGCAAGGTCGGCGATCAGCCGCTGCGGGTCGAGACGCGCACCAAGCTCATCCCCGACGGGGCCGGCGGGGTGCTGGAACAGAAGATCAAGTTCCCGGTCTGGTTCGACCCCGAGGCGGGGGGCAAAACCCCGATGTGCGAGGCGATGGCCGCGGCCGGGCTGGCGGTGAAGGGGTTCGTCGAGCAGTACCCAGACGCGTACCCGCCGATCGTCCTGAACCTCACCGACGGGCTCCCCTCCGACGGCAACCCGCAGGAGCACGCCAAAGCGCTCCGCAAGCTGGGGACCAGCGACGGCACCGCCCTGCTGTTCAACCTGCTGATTTCCGGTACGCCCGTGGCCCCGGAGTTCTTCCCGGCCGGGGAAGAGCACCTCACCGACAAGTGCTCCAAGCTCCTGTTCCGGATGTCGAGCGTGCTCCCGCCGCAACTGTGGGAGGCGGCGCGGGCCGAGGGCCACGACCTGAAGCCGGGCGCGCGGGGGGTGGTGCTCAACGCGGACCCGACCGCCATCGTCCGGTTCCTCGACATCGGCACCCGCGTCACGCCCTCCGGGAAGTGA